TGACGATAGGCCTGACGCGCCTCGGCCCGCGACAGGGAAAGCACCGCGTCGGCACTGGGCACGCGCAACACCTGTCCACGCTTCAGGCGGTTGATGTCGCCCCCGATAAAGGCATCGGGATTGGCCCGGTGCAGCGCGATCATCATCTGTTCCATGCTGGCACCACTCGGGCGCAGCTTGCGTGCAATACTCCACAGGGTCTCGTTGGCATTGACCGGGCCGTATTCACCCTTGCCCGCCATGGCGGGAGGCGCCAGGCGACGCGGTGTCGCGGCAGCGCGCGAGGTGGCCACACGCGCTGGCGCCGTCTGCACCTGGGGCGCCCGGCGCCTGGTGGTCACCGGCGGATCGAGCAACACTGTGTATTCACGGATCAGTCGCCCTTTCGGCCAGTTGATCTCGACCAGAAAATCGAGAAAGGGCTCGCGGATGGGGAAATCCGAGGTCACCCTGATCACGGCACGGCCATCCGGCAGCCGTTCCGGCTTGAACTTCAGCAAGGTGAGGAAGAAGGGGCGTTCGATGCCTGCCTTTTCGAACTCGCCTGGGCCGGCCAGCTTTACCCGAACACCATCCAGTTCGCCTTTAGCCACCGACAACAGCGCAATATCGGCCTTGAACTCCTGGTTCAGTGCGGAAGTCGTCTTGATGTCTCCCAGGCCCAGTGCATGCGCCGGAATCGAGACGGTGCCCAGCGCGAAGGCCACGGCAAACGTCAGACTACGAACCATGAAAGTCCCCCTCAAGCGACAAACCATCGCAGAATGCTCCCTGTGGTATTGCGTGGTACCGCACATCCCGTCCGGCCGGGCGAGATCTTGCCAAGGCACCTGATAATTTGCAGCTAACTATAGCCCAGCAAAGGGTTTTGCCCAACCGATAGAATCAGAATCCGCTGTTGGAAACAAACGCCACTACGGTCGGGCCAGGGACAGTGTGATCCGGCTCACAAAACCCCTTCCACCGGAGACAGGCGATTCACAGCGCATCGAGCAGGATGCGCAACATGCGCCGCAACGGCTCCGCGGCGCCCCACAGGAGCTGGTCACCTACGGTGAAGGCGTTGAGATATTCCGGTCCGAGGTTCATCTTGCGCAGCCGGCCGACCGGCACCGTGAGCGTGCCGGTCACCTTCGCCGGCGTGAGCTCCTGCATGGTGATCTCGCGCTCGTTGGGGATCACCCTCGACCACGCGTTGGCCTCGTCGAGTATCTGCTCGATCTCGTCGACCGGCACGTCCTTCTTCAGCTTGATGGTCAGTGCCTGGCTGTGACAGCGCATGGCGCCGATACGCACACAGGTACCATCGATGGGAATGCACTCCCCCTCGGAGCGACCGAGGATCTTGTTGGTCTCGGCCACCGCCTTCCATTCTTCCTTGCTCTGCCCGTTCTCCAGCGGCACGTCGATCCAGGGAATCAGGCTGCCGGCCAGCGGCACGCCGAAATGTGCCGCGGGAAACTCCGCGGAGCGCATGGCCTCGGTCACGCCACGGTCGATGTCGAGGATGGCCAAGGCGGGATCCTTGAGCAGTGCGTCCACGCTGTCGCGCAGGTAGCCCATCTGTTCGAGCAGTTCGCGCATGTTGCGCGCGCCCGCGCCCGAGGCGGCCTGGTAGGTCATGGCGGTCATCCACTCGACCAGGTCGTTCTGGAACAGGCCGCCGAGGCCCATCAGCATCAGGCTGACAGTGCAGTTGCCGCCGATGAAGTCGCGCTTGCCCGAGGCCAGCGCCTTGTCGATCACCCGGCGGCTGACCGGGTCGAGCACGATCACGCTGTCCTCGGCCATGCGCAACGCCGAGGCCGCGTCGATCCAGTAGCCGGTCCAGCCGGCCTTGCGCAGCTCGCCGTGAACCTGCCGGGTATAATCACCCCCCTGGCAGGTGACGATGGCCTCCATCTGCTTGAGCTCGTCGATGTCGGTGGCATCCTTGAGCGCGGGGACATCCTTGCCGATGTCCGGCCCCGGCTGCCCGACCTGCGAGGTGGTGAAGAACACCGGCTCGTCGATCAGATCGAAATCGTTCTCCTCGCGCATGCGGCCCATCAGTACCGAACCAACCATGCCGCGCCAGCCCACGAAACCTATTCTCTTCATTGCTCTATCCCGTATTGGTCCTTAACCACAAAGGACACAAAGATCACAAAGATTTCCTGTTGGATACTCCTGATCCAAGGCAACTTGGAAACCACCGGGCACCCGGCAACACTCGACCCCGCAAGAAACCAACCACGAAGGGCAAAAGGATCACAAAGGTTTTCTGTTGCCCCCAATCAAAAGGTGAGTCTCAAACCACCTGGGATTCGGCACCTCATGCCAACCCCTTCCTCCAACCGAGGAGAAGAAAACGCTTCTACCCGTCCTCTTCGTGTTCTTTGTGCGCTTCGTGGTGAACCCTCGTACCTACTCCCTTCGGTGAATTCTCACAACGCCGCGACGACCGCGTCGCCCATCGCCTCGCAGTTCACTTCTGTCATGCCCTCGGAGAGGATGTCCGGGGTACGCAGACCGTCGTCGAGCACCTTGTTCACCGCCTTCTCGATACGCTCGGCCATTGCGGCCTCATCGAGACTGTATCGCAGCATCATGGCCACCGAAAGGATGGTGGCCAGCGGGTTGGCAATACCCTTGCCGGCAATGTCGGGCGCCGAGCCGTGGATGGGCTCGTACATGCCCTGCCCCTTCTCGTTGAGCGAGGCCGAGCCCAGCATGCCGATCGAACCCGTCAGCATGGCCGCGCAGTCCGAGAGGATGTCGCCGAACATGTTGGTGGTGACGATCACGTCGAACTGCTTGGGCCACTTCACCAGTTGCATGGCGGCATTGTCCACGTACATGTGACTCAGCTCGATTTCGGGATATTCCTGCTCCACCACGCGAGTGGCGACCTCGCGCCACAGCTCGGTGCACTCGAGCACGTTGGCCTTGTCCACCGAGCAGAGCTTCTTGCCGCGCTTCATGGCGATCTCGCAGGCGCCGCGCACGATGCGCTCGATCTCCGACTCACGATAGACCAGGGTGTTGAAGCCCTCGCGCTCGCCGTTCTCCAGGGTGCGGATACCGCGCGGCTGGCCGAAGTAGATGCCGCCGGTGAGCTCACGCACGATCATGATGTCCAGCCCCGAGACCACCTCTGGCTTCAAGGTCGAAGCATCGGCCAGTTGCGGCGCCAGCACCGCCGGCCGCAGGTTGGAAAACAACCCCAGCTCCGAGCGCAGCCCCAGCAGGCCCTTCTCGGGACGCACCGAGATGTCCAGCGACTCCCACTTGGGACCCCCCACCGCACCGAGCAGGATGGCGTCCGCTTCGCGCGCCATCGCCAGCGTGCTCTCCGGCAGAGGCACCCCGGTGGCATCGATCGCCGCACCGCCGACCAGCCCCTCGTCCAGCTCGATATCCAGCCCGTCCCCGGCCAGCTTGTCCAATACCTTGACTGCCTCGGCCACGATCTCGGGGCCGATGCCGTCACCCGGCAATACAAGAATGCTTTTGCTCATGTCTGGTTCCTGTCTTGTTCACCACAGAGGACACAGAGATCACAGAGGCCCTCGAATTGACGGCCTTGAAAAAGCTCTGTGTCCTCTGTGTTCTCTGTGGTTATCCCTCCGTCAACAGATCCTGGAACAGCCACGGTGCTTCCTGCATGCGGCGCTGTTCGTAGGCGCGGATGTCGTCGACGTGTTGCAGTGTGAGGCCGATATCGTCCAGCCCCTCGAGCAGGCAGTGCTTGCGGAAGGGATCGACTTCGAAGGCAATCTCGCGCCCATGGGCGGTACGCAGCCGCTGGTTCTCGAGATCGACAGTGATCTCCAGCGCCTGCTCGCCGCCGGCATCATCGAACAGTTGGTCCACGGTTTCGGCATCGAGCACCACCGGCAGGATGCCGTTCTTGAAGCAGTTGTTGTAGAAGATGTCGGCGAAGCTGGGCGCGATGATGACGCGGAAACCGTAGTCGGCCAGCGCCCAGGGGGCATGCTCGCGCGAGGAGCCGCACCCGAAGTTTTCGCGCGCCAGCAGGATGCTCGCGCCCTGGTAGCGCGGATCGTTGAGCACGAAATCGGGATTCAGCGGACGTTGGCTGTTGTCCATCCCCGGCTCACCGTGATCCAGGTAGTGCCACTCGTCGAACAGATTGGGCCCGAAGCCGCTGCGCTTGATCGACTTGAGGAACTGCTTGGGGATGATCGCATCGGTATCGACATTGGCCCGGTCGAGGGGGCAGACGATGCCGGTAAACTTTTCAAACTTCTCCATGATTTTTCACCACAAAGTACACAAAGGCCACAAAGGGGGCACGAAGGGTTTCTTGTGAGAGGTCAAGGCTTGCCGGGGACCACGGAAATCCCGTCACACAACACACCATGACCTTCGTGTTCTTTGTGCCCTTCGTGGTTCATGTCAATTCCCGAACGTCCACGAAATGCCCCGCGATCACGGCAGCGGCAGCCATCGCCGGGCTCACCAGATGAGTGCGCCCGCCCTGGCCCTGCCGGCCCTCGAAGTTGCGGTTGGAGGTCGAAGCGCAGCGCTCGCCCGGTTCGAGCCGATCGGCGTTCATGGCCAGGCACATGGAGCAACCCGGCTCGCGCCATTCGAAACCGGCCTCGATGAAAATGCGATCCAGGCCTTCTTCCTCGGCCTGACGCTTGACCAGCCCCGAACCCGGCACCACCAGCGCCTGGCGGATGTTGTCGGCCACCTTGCGCCCCTTCACCACCTCGGCGGCGGCGCGCAGGTCCTCGATGCGCGAGTTGGTGCAGGAGCCGATGAACACCTTGTCCGGGCGGATGTCGGTGATCGGCGTGCCAGCCTCCAGCCCCATGTAGGCGAGCGCGCGGCGCATACCCTCGGCCTTGACCGCATCTGCCTCGGCGGCGGGATCAGGCACCTGGGCAGTCACCGGCACCACCATCTCCGGCGAGGTACCCCAGGTCACCTGCGGGGTGATGTCGGCGCCGCGAATCACCACTTCCTTGTCGAACACCGCGCCCTCGTCGGAGTGCAGCTCGCGCCAGGCGGCGACGGCCATGTCCCAGAGTTCGCCCTTCGGCGCATAGGGGCGGCCGCGGACGTATTCGATGGTCTTGTCGTCCACCGCCACGAAACCCGCCCGCGCACCGGCCTCGATGGCCATGTTGCACACCGTCATGCGGCCTTCCATCGACAGATCCATGATGCCCTGTCCGGCGAACTCGATAGCGTAGCCAGTACCACCAGCCGTGCCGATCTCGCCGATGATGGCCAGCACGATGTCCTTGGCGGTCACCCCCGGCCCTACCGGGCCGTCGATGACGATGCGCATCGCCTTCGATTTCTTCTGGATCAGGCACTGAGTGGCCAGCACGTGCTCCACCTCGGAGGTGCCGATGCCGTGTGCCAGCGCCCCGAAAGCACCATGGGTGGAAGTGTGCGAATCACCACAGACCACGGTCATGCCCGGCAGGGTCGCGCCCTGCTCCGGGCCGACCACGTGCACGATGCCCTGGCGCGGGTCGTCCATGCGGAACTCGGTAATGCCGAAGGCCTCACAGTTGGCGTCCAGGGTCTCGACCTGGATGCGCGAGATGGGGTCCTCGATGCCCGCACTGCGGTCGGTGGTCGGCACGTTGTGGTCAGGCGTGGCCAGATTGGCGCCGGGCCGCCAGGGTTTGCGTCCGGCCAGGCGCAACCCCTCGAAGGCCTGCGGCGAGGTGACTTCATGCACCAGGTGGCGATCGATGTACAGCAGGCAGGTGCCGTCCGGCTCCTCGCGCACCACGTGCGCTTCCCAGAGCTTGTCGTAGAGCGTCTTCGCGGTCATCTCCCGATCCGTAGCAGCAAACTGGAACCGTTGCGAGCATAGCGTCTATGATGAATAACACAAATTCATCTTTTTCATCTTTTCGATTCCAATCCAGAATATGGAACTGACCCTGTTACAGGCTTTTCGCGCGGTGGCAGAACACGGCTCCTTCTCCCAGGCGGCCGAGCACATTCACCTCACCCAGCCGGCAGTGAGCAAGCGGGTGCGCCAGCTCGAAGAGGACCTGGGCGTGCGCCTGTTCGACCGCATCGGTCGGCGCGTGCGGCTCACCGAGGCCGGGCGCGCCCTGCTTCCGCGCGCGCGCCGGCTACTCAACGATGCGGCCGAGATCCGCCGCCTGCTTGCCAACCTCTCGGGTGAAGTGCGCGGCCGTCTTGTGATGGGCACCAGCCATCATATCGGCCTGCACCGACTGCCCGGACCACTCAAGCGCTTCACCCGCGCCCATCCCGAGGTGGAACTGGACATTCGCTTCATGGATTCCGAGGCGGCCTGTCACGCGGTAGAGATCGGCGACCTGGAGCTGGCCATCGTCACCCTGCCACCCGAGCCCCTGCCCCGCCTGCACAGCCGGCTCATCTGGGACGACCCGCTGGTATTCATGGTCAGCCGCGAGCACCCCCTGGCCGGCCGGCGCCAGGTGGCGTTGGCAGAACTGCTGCAACACCCGGCCGTGCTGCCGGGCAGCAATACCTATACGCGGGGAATACTGGAACGCGCGGTGCAGGCCGCGGGACTGCGCCTGCGCACCGGCATGGAGACCAACTACCTGGAGACCCTACGCATGCTCACCGAGGCCAACCTGGGCTGGAGCCTGCTGCCGGCAACCCAGCTCACGCCGCAACTGGTCGCGCTGAAAGTTGCGGGCATGCACCTGTCCCGCCGCCTGGGCGCAGTCACCCACGAGGGGCGCAGCCTGAGCAATGCCGCCCGGGCCATGATCGCTGCCTGCGTCGAAACAAGATAACGGTGAACGTTCGCGGCGGGGACACCGCCCCCACCTGCAGGAGGCCCGTCCCTGGGTCGAATATTCGCGACCAGGGCGCCGGGGGCTCAGGGGGTACGAAAACGCCCCACCAGTTCGTCGAGGTGGGTCACTCGCTCGCCCATCTGCGACACTACCCCGGCGGCCTCGTCCATGCTGGCGGCGGTGGCATCGGCACGCTCGCGTATCCCGACCACGTTCTCGGCGATGTGACGGGCCACCACGCTCTGTTCATCGGCCGCACTGGCGATGTGGCTGCTCATCTCCGAGACGTGCTCGACCAGCCCCACGATGCTGTCGAACGAGGCCTCGGCCCCGGTCGCCTCCTGCATGGTGGCCCCGGCCAGCTCGGCGCTGGCGAGCATGGAATCCACCGCCTGGTTCACCCCGGCCACCAGCTTTTCGATCATCTGCTGGATCTCTTCTGTCGAACTCTGGGTCCGACTCGCCAGGGTGCGCACCTCGTCGGCCACCACCGCGAAGCCTCGCCCCTGTTCGCCGGCTCGTGCCGCCTCGATCGCGGCATTCAGCGCCAGCAGGTTGGTCTGTTCGGCAATGCCGCGAATCACGTCGAGGATCCCGGTGATGCCCTCGCTCTGGCGCTCCAGCAGGCGGATCACCTCGCTGGTGCCCTCGATCTGGCGCACCAGTTCGCCCAGGCGCCCGATGGCACCGGCCAGGCTCTCGCGTCCGCCCCGGGTCTCGTCCTGCGCCTTCTGTCCGGCATCGGCCACCTCGGCAATACGCCCCGCGATCTCCGAGGCCGAAGCGGCCATCTGCTCCACGGTATCGGCCAGCTGGTCCGTCGCCAGCCGTTGCTCCGCCGCATTCCGCCCGGCGGTGGCAACCACGGAATCCAGCCGCCCCGTGCCTTCCACCAGCATCCGGCTGCTGCCCCTGATATCGCAGACGATCTCCGCCAGGCGTTGACGCATTTCTTCCAGCGACTGCGCAAGCCGCCCGATCTCGTCATCCCTGTCCGCTGCCAGGGAGACAGAGAGATCCCCGTCACCGATACCCTCGACCACCGGCAGGGTGGCCGCGAGCCGTTGCAGTCGCCGGCTGATCAGCCAGTAAAGCACCCCGATGAATCCCAGCACCACCACGCTGACCACCAGCAGCACGCCACCATTGTAGTGTGACAGAGTCTTCTGGTGCACAGCGCGCGCGGTCGCCCGTGCCTGGATCTTCTCGAGCAGGGCATCGACCTGGCCACCGAGCTTCTCGGCAGTGGCATCGAAGGCACCCATCATGCGGTTGCCGGCT
The sequence above is a segment of the endosymbiont of unidentified scaly snail isolate Monju genome. Coding sequences within it:
- the asd gene encoding aspartate-semialdehyde dehydrogenase, translating into MKRIGFVGWRGMVGSVLMGRMREENDFDLIDEPVFFTTSQVGQPGPDIGKDVPALKDATDIDELKQMEAIVTCQGGDYTRQVHGELRKAGWTGYWIDAASALRMAEDSVIVLDPVSRRVIDKALASGKRDFIGGNCTVSLMLMGLGGLFQNDLVEWMTAMTYQAASGAGARNMRELLEQMGYLRDSVDALLKDPALAILDIDRGVTEAMRSAEFPAAHFGVPLAGSLIPWIDVPLENGQSKEEWKAVAETNKILGRSEGECIPIDGTCVRIGAMRCHSQALTIKLKKDVPVDEIEQILDEANAWSRVIPNEREITMQELTPAKVTGTLTVPVGRLRKMNLGPEYLNAFTVGDQLLWGAAEPLRRMLRILLDAL
- the leuB gene encoding 3-isopropylmalate dehydrogenase; protein product: MSKSILVLPGDGIGPEIVAEAVKVLDKLAGDGLDIELDEGLVGGAAIDATGVPLPESTLAMAREADAILLGAVGGPKWESLDISVRPEKGLLGLRSELGLFSNLRPAVLAPQLADASTLKPEVVSGLDIMIVRELTGGIYFGQPRGIRTLENGEREGFNTLVYRESEIERIVRGACEIAMKRGKKLCSVDKANVLECTELWREVATRVVEQEYPEIELSHMYVDNAAMQLVKWPKQFDVIVTTNMFGDILSDCAAMLTGSIGMLGSASLNEKGQGMYEPIHGSAPDIAGKGIANPLATILSVAMMLRYSLDEAAMAERIEKAVNKVLDDGLRTPDILSEGMTEVNCEAMGDAVVAAL
- the leuD gene encoding 3-isopropylmalate dehydratase small subunit, translated to MEKFEKFTGIVCPLDRANVDTDAIIPKQFLKSIKRSGFGPNLFDEWHYLDHGEPGMDNSQRPLNPDFVLNDPRYQGASILLARENFGCGSSREHAPWALADYGFRVIIAPSFADIFYNNCFKNGILPVVLDAETVDQLFDDAGGEQALEITVDLENQRLRTAHGREIAFEVDPFRKHCLLEGLDDIGLTLQHVDDIRAYEQRRMQEAPWLFQDLLTEG
- the leuC gene encoding 3-isopropylmalate dehydratase large subunit, which codes for MTAKTLYDKLWEAHVVREEPDGTCLLYIDRHLVHEVTSPQAFEGLRLAGRKPWRPGANLATPDHNVPTTDRSAGIEDPISRIQVETLDANCEAFGITEFRMDDPRQGIVHVVGPEQGATLPGMTVVCGDSHTSTHGAFGALAHGIGTSEVEHVLATQCLIQKKSKAMRIVIDGPVGPGVTAKDIVLAIIGEIGTAGGTGYAIEFAGQGIMDLSMEGRMTVCNMAIEAGARAGFVAVDDKTIEYVRGRPYAPKGELWDMAVAAWRELHSDEGAVFDKEVVIRGADITPQVTWGTSPEMVVPVTAQVPDPAAEADAVKAEGMRRALAYMGLEAGTPITDIRPDKVFIGSCTNSRIEDLRAAAEVVKGRKVADNIRQALVVPGSGLVKRQAEEEGLDRIFIEAGFEWREPGCSMCLAMNADRLEPGERCASTSNRNFEGRQGQGGRTHLVSPAMAAAAVIAGHFVDVRELT
- a CDS encoding LysR family transcriptional regulator, coding for MELTLLQAFRAVAEHGSFSQAAEHIHLTQPAVSKRVRQLEEDLGVRLFDRIGRRVRLTEAGRALLPRARRLLNDAAEIRRLLANLSGEVRGRLVMGTSHHIGLHRLPGPLKRFTRAHPEVELDIRFMDSEAACHAVEIGDLELAIVTLPPEPLPRLHSRLIWDDPLVFMVSREHPLAGRRQVALAELLQHPAVLPGSNTYTRGILERAVQAAGLRLRTGMETNYLETLRMLTEANLGWSLLPATQLTPQLVALKVAGMHLSRRLGAVTHEGRSLSNAARAMIAACVETR
- a CDS encoding methyl-accepting chemotaxis protein → MNRFRGIQGRFLVLTVVLGALLLVGNGIVFYNNQALVQEADRIAERSLPLVNTAHEMKLAVVEVQQWLTDISATRGQDGLDDGFDQARANAERFRQSLQKIQQFAPELDVKQGDILQAFEAYYAVGQQMAKAYIEGGPAAGNRMMGAFDATAEKLGGQVDALLEKIQARATARAVHQKTLSHYNGGVLLVVSVVVLGFIGVLYWLISRRLQRLAATLPVVEGIGDGDLSVSLAADRDDEIGRLAQSLEEMRQRLAEIVCDIRGSSRMLVEGTGRLDSVVATAGRNAAEQRLATDQLADTVEQMAASASEIAGRIAEVADAGQKAQDETRGGRESLAGAIGRLGELVRQIEGTSEVIRLLERQSEGITGILDVIRGIAEQTNLLALNAAIEAARAGEQGRGFAVVADEVRTLASRTQSSTEEIQQMIEKLVAGVNQAVDSMLASAELAGATMQEATGAEASFDSIVGLVEHVSEMSSHIASAADEQSVVARHIAENVVGIRERADATAASMDEAAGVVSQMGERVTHLDELVGRFRTP